A region of Argentina anserina chromosome 5, drPotAnse1.1, whole genome shotgun sequence DNA encodes the following proteins:
- the LOC126796053 gene encoding uncharacterized protein LOC126796053 has protein sequence MTEVDVHEANSKPNEILCQECQAKPSKYQCPGCSIRSCSLPCVKAHKSRTSCSGKRSLTHYVPVSQMDDNTLLSDYNLLEEVKRVADSAQRLRNKLCRYNNFKLPFHLKCLRSAAYSRRTKLLFLSNGMSKRDKNQTRYDTRTKCISWTIEWRFHSTDVVLIDHGVNENMKLSAVLEEHLQPGPWNHQLRPFCTERLDCLKLFIRTRPTGNRSPFRELDLRVPIRQQLANLDILEYPVIYVFLPSHSFDFEVVKDVNRNVHKQEVEIYGSNDPSAVGLPFKEEEIEEDNSCPKVLDLMGHETSVSMPHISNNSRFEKGIDNSSDRSLSATIAAGNGSQTISKDKEKGLLKTWSLILIKA, from the exons ATGACGGAGGTGGACGTTCACGAAGCAAACTCAAAACCAAATGAAATATTATGCCAAGAGTGCCAAGCCAAACCCTCCAAGTACCAATGCCCCGGTTGCTCCATCCGCTCCTGCAGCCTCCCCTGCGTTAAAGCTCACAAGTCTCGCACCTCTTGTTCCGGCAAAAGAAGCCTAACCCACTACGTCCCTGTCTCTCAGATGGACGACAATACCCTCCTCTCTG ATTACAATCTGCTTGAGGAAGTGAAGAGGGTTGCCGATTCTGCTCAGAGATTGAGAAACAAGTTGTGTAGATATAACAACTTTAAGCTGCCCTTTCATCTTAAGTGCCTCCGGAGTGCTGCCTACAGCCGCAGAACAAAGCTCTTGTTTCTGTCTAATGGGATGTCTAAGAGGGACAAGAATCAGACCCGATACGATACGAG GACGAAATGCATCTCATGGACGATTGAGTGGCGGTTTCATTCGACAGATGTTGTTCTAATTGATCATGG AGTGAATGAAAACATGAAGCTCTCCGCTGTTCTTGAAGAACATTTACAGCCTGGGCCGTGGAATCATCAGTTGAGGCCTTTCTGTACAGAGCGGCTGGATTGTCTCAAACTTTTTATCCGAACACGCCCCACG GGCAATAGGTCACCATTCCGTGAGTTGGATTTACGAGTTCCAATCAGGCAGCAGTTAGCCAACCTAGATATTTTGGAATACCCTGtcatatatgtttttcttccttcacacagttttgattttgaagtaGTTAAAGATGTCAACCGTAACGTTCACAAACAAGAGGTTGAGATTTATGGAAGCAATGACCCAAGTGCAGTAGGTTTACCCTTTAAGGAGGAGGAAATAGAAGAGGACAACAGCTGCCCTAAGGTTTTGGATCTAATGGGACATGAGACTTCAGTTTCCATGCCTCATATTTCCAACAACAGCAGGTTTGAGAAAGGAATAGACAATTCATCTGATAGATCTTTGTCTGCAACAATAGCAGCAGGAAATGGTTCACAAACCATCTCCAAGGATAAGGAAAAAGGACTTTTGAAGACATGGagtttgattttgatcaaGGCTTAA